The genomic interval ACAAAAATTCATGACGAATGCGCCATGAACCTTTGACTACTTACTCGTATACAAAAACAACAACGTTTTATCATACCAGGCACAATTCCCCTATTGAAGTAAGATCTCACGATGGATTTTCAAGATTTTTTCTCCATAATCTCTGCCCGGTATTGCCCATACGCCATTTAGGTCTGTCCAATTTTTTGCTTTGCCAAAATTCTTCGTTGTCGTAACCAGACGATATCTTGGATCAACGATATTTGTCTTCGGTGGAATCTTGCTGGAATAGGCGAGAATATGCTGGATGTGCGCCCGCACACCTACTTGTGAGTTTGGAAACCAGGCACCTTTAGCAGAAGCACCAACCGAACCTAAACCACAATAATTATTCTGCTGTGCTACCACCAAACCGCCATAACGAAAATAGCCAGTCTCATGCAAAGCTTGCGCAAAAGCAACATCTGGTTTTATACCTTCTCTTTGTGCTTCTTCATAATAAAAATCCACTAATTTTTCCGGAGAAACCATAATTGCAGGTTTGGGATTATGCCTTAGCAAATATTTCACACATTGTTCTTTTGTCGCTGTAGCCTTACCCATAATTGCAATATTCGAACTCTTTTTCTGTAAAAAATCTTCTCTATCATTCCATTTAAACGGAGCTGCCGAAACATGCTGATAACTTACTCCAATGACCATTGTAAAAATAACGATCCATATAACACTCAT from Massilibacillus massiliensis carries:
- a CDS encoding glucosaminidase domain-containing protein, translated to MHFSFKRMSVIWIVIFTMVIGVSYQHVSAAPFKWNDREDFLQKKSSNIAIMGKATATKEQCVKYLLRHNPKPAIMVSPEKLVDFYYEEAQREGIKPDVAFAQALHETGYFRYGGLVVAQQNNYCGLGSVGASAKGAWFPNSQVGVRAHIQHILAYSSKIPPKTNIVDPRYRLVTTTKNFGKAKNWTDLNGVWAIPGRDYGEKILKIHREILLQ